A region of the Salinigranum marinum genome:
TCAGACAATCCGAGAGAAACGACTCGAGGTGCGCTGTGAGTTCGAGGTTCAGTGTCTTCGGAATCCCCTTGGGAGCGCCGCTACTGTACCCGCCGAGCAGGTACTTAGGCAGTTTGTGAACGTTGTCCGGAAGCGGCGACCGGTCGCCGGCCTCGTGAGCCCGGAACGCCGCTTCGAGTGCGTCACACAGGTCGACGAGGCGGTCGAGGAAGTCACGAACGCTCGCTTCCAAGCCGTCGTCTTCGAGAGCGTCACGTTCTGCGACGAGGTCGGCCCGGGCATCCGGTAGCGAGTCGAGAACACTCGAGACGGACCGTCCACCGAGATGATTGCTGGCGATGGTTTCGACGCGTTCGGGGGTGTCTGCGACGTCGTAGACGCGCTCGGCCGGGCCGAGGTAGGCGTCGATGTCCACGGGCTCGATGCCGCTTCGTTTCATCGACCCGATGAAATCCAGTAGCTTCGAGGCGGCACCCGATGCGTAGCTAGCACCGTCGTAGACGTTCGGCTTGACTGAACGGTACTCGATCTCGTCGAGCACGTCGAGCACGATGGCGTACTTCTCGGGGTCGGTCGCCACCTCGAAGTCGGGGTCGAGGCCGGCCTCGTAGGCGTAGTCAGTGAGGATCTCGTTACAGATGGAGTGGTAGGTGTACGCGTCAATATCGTACCCTGCCGCACCGAGCTTCGCGTTGAGCTTTTCCCGCATCGAGTCCGCAGCGTTGTTGGTGAACGTCAGCGCCAGGATGCGGTCGGGTGAGACGCCCTGTTCGTCGATGAGGTGTTCGACTTTCCGGACCATCGTGAACGTCTTGCCCGTGCCTGCGCCGGCAAGAACACGCATCGGGTACGCCTCCGAGTCGATGATCGCTTCCTGTTGTGGCTCCGGCGAGAGGATGTCGTCAGCGACGGGCAGCCAGGACGGCTGGTCGCTCATCGCCGCACCTCCGTAGCGAGGCGGTCCGCACACATCTCCCGGTACTCACAGTCCGGACACGCTTCGTCTGAGATGAGGCCGAACGGTTCGGGGGTGTATGCTCTCCCTGTGATACCGTCGTGTGCCTCACGGATGAGCGTCCAAATCGTGTCGTGGTACTCCTCGTAGATCTCTGTCGTCTCCCGTGGATAGCCACGCGCTGATATCGAGTACCCAGTCGGTGTGCTCTCGAACGACGTGTGATTCAGGAGGCCGTAGAAACTGAACCGCACCGCCATCCCGGGCTCGTAGAACGGCTCATTCTTGACGCCCTCGATGTATGTCGCGGTCTGGAAAGCGTTCCTGACGCGCTTTGGTTCGTGCGCGTCCCCGGCGAGATGGTCGGCCAGATAGTCCGCGGTGCCCGACGAAAGGACGCCACGAGTGTTCCGCTTGTAGTCGATGACGTGCAGGCCGTCTGCCGTCCGAAGAACGTTGTCGACCTTCCCGTGAAGGCCACGGCCGTCGCGTTCGCACTCGACCCAGCACTCGGTCGCAATCGAGCGGCGAGCATGGTCGATGCCGTCTCCGCCATCAGGATCGAAGAACGCCTCGAGGGCGGCCCGGTTCTCGGCGCGCTGGTAGCGCTGGTGTGCCTCGGAAGCGTAGTCATCGCGGTTGCTCTGTTGCTCCCACTTCACCTCGAACGTCTCCATCGCCCGTTCGTGAATCGTCTCCGCATCGTCGTCGGAGTCCGTGGCGTCGCAGACGTCCTCGATCGTCTCGTGATAGATAATCCCCTGATTGAGGTACAGTTCGGTTCGGTCTGGGGCGGTGATATCCTGGTCGTAGCTGTAGTCGTACAGTCGTGGACACGTAGCGTACGTCGCAAGCCGCGAGGGCGACAGCGCTCGCTCGCTCATCGCCGCACCTCCCCGTTGGCGAACTCAATACGCGCACGCAGCGCTTTCCGGAGCTCTTCGCCACGCACACCGCTCTTGTCGAGTACGTCCTGTATCTCGCCGAGGTCTGCCTCAACGTCGTCGAGGGTGATCGCCACGTCTTGACTGGTCGCTCGCCGGACATCGGCGATAGCGGCATCGACCCGCGAGAGGAGAAACTCCTCGGCTGCTTTCTCGCTCGTAATCTGTGGCTGATCGGCCTCCGTCATCCACGACAGCTCCCGGTAGGCAGCAGCCAGGAACCGGGATGCCTGCGCTTGCTCTTTGAGCGCCGTGTCCTCGTACTCGTAGAGACAACAGTACAGACGGTCGGTCGCCGCGGCAGCACCGACAGCAAGCCGCCGCCGGGCGTGTTCCGCATGATACCGGGCGAACGGACGACTGGACGCTGTCGACACGGTCGGAAACGTCGCGTCGACAGCATCGTCGTCGAGCTGCGTCACAGCCGGGTAATCAGGCATCGACGCCGCTCGTTCGTTGGGGAACAGTCGCGTGAGCCACGGGTCGCCGGGGTACTCGCTGTCGACGAGGTTCACGAGAAACACCGCTCGGAACGACTCGTTTTTGAGTGCCTGCAAGTGGTCGACTCGGACACCACCGTCGAGATCGGTCGCGCTCGTCTGGTTGTGCTTTGGAGCGTACTTGTGAGCGCGTTCGAGCGTCTCTCTAAGCGCTGGCCACGTGGCTTCGACGAACGCCGTGTCTTCGAGGAACGCGGCCATGCGGAACGCCCGACGGACGTTCCCGAACTGCGCTCGCGCGTCGAGCGGTGGGGCGCGGTCAGCGATCCGCTCTTTCAACCCGGACTCGGTCGCCCACCGGCGGAGCGC
Encoded here:
- a CDS encoding RecB family exonuclease; this encodes MSERALSPSRLATYATCPRLYDYSYDQDITAPDRTELYLNQGIIYHETIEDVCDATDSDDDAETIHERAMETFEVKWEQQSNRDDYASEAHQRYQRAENRAALEAFFDPDGGDGIDHARRSIATECWVECERDGRGLHGKVDNVLRTADGLHVIDYKRNTRGVLSSGTADYLADHLAGDAHEPKRVRNAFQTATYIEGVKNEPFYEPGMAVRFSFYGLLNHTSFESTPTGYSISARGYPRETTEIYEEYHDTIWTLIREAHDGITGRAYTPEPFGLISDEACPDCEYREMCADRLATEVRR